TGTATAATTCAGGTATTTAATTTATCCTTTTAATTAGGAATCCttcatttaataataaatttaagaATATTTTTCATTTACTTGTATTTGTGTTAACCTTAAGAAAATTATCCTAAGATTAAGCTTAAGATTCTTATTCTCGTAACTATATTTATTCATCTATTTAGAGATATAACTATCAACAATgtcttttattttttttatcaaattggGAAGAGGGTTTCGAATTTGATAATTTTCTATACACAGTTTTCAACATTAGCTCTCTCATCCTGGTGGATCGAGTAGCTTCTAGCATTTGCTAAAAAAATATGGTTTTCTCTCCACTTTTCTGAGAGTCTATTTTTCTCTCTACTTTTATTTTTCGTGAAAGGAAAATGTTATGAGAGTTAGTGTTAGTATGGAGAGGTATCAGGATGTTGAGATGCAATTGGTAAAACTAGATATTGATGGTGAGGAAAATGAATAACTTGTGTTTGATGAGGATGTAGATGAGACAAGGAATAGGTATGAGATGTGTTTGGTGGGGCGGTTTCTAACTGAGAAAAACATTAATATTAGAGCAATGATGTCCAAGATAGCGGATGTGTGGAAGCCGACAATGGGGATTTATATTAAGGAACTTGAATCTGGGGTTTATATTTTCCAGTTCTATCATAATGAGGATATGCGTTGGGTGTTGAATGGGGGGCCTGGTCCTTTGATAATGCTATGTTAGTAATGGAGACTATTCCTTTAGGTGTGAAATCATTGAAGGTATCTCTCTGTATCTAAATATCTGGATCCAGATTCATGATATACCATCGGGCTACATGTCGGAGATTGTAGGTAAGCAACTGGGGGATTTTTTTGGTGAATTCTTGGAATATGATTCTAAGAATAACTCTAGTATTTTGAGGGAGTGCATGAGATAAATATTATAATAGATATGAGGAAACCACTCAAAAGGAAGAAGAAGATCACTAGAAAGAATGGGGAAGATTTTATTGTTAACTGTAAATATGAACGTCTTGGTGAGTTTTGCTTTATATGTTGTCTGGTCTCTCACACTCATAGATTTTGTAGGAGGTTTTTGGATAAAAGGAGTGATATTGCAGTGAAGGAATGGGGGGTGTGGTTACGAGCGCCACCGTATAGGGCGGTTGGTCAATAGAAAAGTAAATGGCTTCGCGACGAGAAAGACGGTGAGTGGGAGGTTAGGGTCGGAAGGAACAACAATATCCCACCATTTTCGCGGAATGAGGAAAATCGGGTAACAAATTGGAGGGATGGAAATTTTCAAAATATGGAAAAGAAAGAAGGAGTTGTTGATAGAGTTCAAAATGTAACTCTTAAGATAATTGATAACCAGCTAATTGAGTATGTGGGCCCTGAAAGTGATGAGGTGGAAATTTTAAATACTGAAGAGAGGAAAAAAGGAGAAATGAATatgaattaaaggaaaaatcaaGTATAGGGGATAATATAATAAGTAATATTTTATTTGAAGAAAGCAACAAAGAATTTGGCATTTCTAATTTGGATTTCCCAGTTTCTCATGTCTTTGTTTTGGCTATGCTTGTTGGGCAAGCTAGccaataaaaatgaatttcttaAGTTGGAACTGCCGGGGGTTGGGGAATTCCCAGACAGCTCATGTTCTAGGGGATTTAGTAAAATCCTCTAACCcgaattatttatttctttccgAAACAAAAGTTGGTAGTAATAAAATTGATGTTTTATGTACGAAGTTTCATTTTACTCATTATTTTGTAGTATATAGTGTTGGTAGTGCAGGGGGCTAGCTATTTTCTGGAAGAATAGTATTCCTTGCATTATTACGGATTCGTCATTAAATCATATTGATGTCATTATGTTGGAAAATAATATTCAGTCTTGGAGGTGTTCTTGTTTTTATGGCTTTCCGGACAGAACTATAAGGAAAGAGTCATGGAATTTTATTCGGAAGCTTGCTACTGAATCTTAATTACCTTGGTTTATCTTTGGTGATTTTAATGATATGATCTATAGCACAAATAAGAATGGCATTCATCCGCACCCTCAAAATCTTTTGAATGGCTTCCGTTCTGCGATCGAGGACAGTTCTTTGTTAGATCTTGAGTTGTTTGGTGGTAACTTCACCTGGAAAAAGAGCAGAGGTACATCAGAGTGGGTTAGGGAATGGTTGACAGAGCTTTCGCCACTGTGAGCTGGTGCGGTAAATTTCCTTTGTGTAAGCTTTCAGTGTTTCATGTAGTTCACTCAGACCACGATCCTATCTCTATTGAACTTATGAACCTGTCTTTTATGAAGAAGCAATTTCCGTTTCGATTTGAAAACACCTGGTTGAAGGAAGTTAGTTTTAAGAAAGAAGTGTCTCATTATTGGGAGGGATTACCAGCCATTCACCTTCTTCCGAAGTTGCTTTTAGTTTCATCTTTTATGTCAAAATGGGTGCGGAACTTCTTTCACAAGTTTagagaaaaaaaatcaaaaaacagAAATGTGTAGTGGATTTGTTGGTAAACTGTGAAGATGAAGCTAGTATACGTAAAATTTTAAGGAAAGGAAAAAGCTGGATGATTTTATGCTGCATGAGGAGATGTATTGGGGGCAAAGGGCAATGTTATTCTGCATAGAGGATGGAGACACTAACTCTCGCTTTTTTCAAGCCTCAGTTTTAACAAGAAAGAAGCTAAATCATTTATCTTATCTCAAAACAGATGCTGGGGAGATAATGGATATGATTCAGGGGATGAGTATGGTGATTGAAGGGTATTTTAATATTGTTTTTGCTGAAGGAAATCAAGATGCAGTAAGCTACCAGGAGGTTGAGGATAGGGTGATTAGTGATGATCAAAATGGTATGCTAACAACAGAAGttaattttttagaatttacGTTAGTTGTAAACAAATGCACCCCGATAAAGCTTCAGGTCCGGATGGGCTCAATCCGGCTTTTTTTCAACATTTCTGGGAGATGCTTGGTTTGGATGTTTTCATGTGCTGCAAATATTGGTTACAGGAATATATGTTTCCAGCTGAGGTGAATGATACTAATATCATTCTTATTCCGAAGAAATAAAACGCAGAAACGATGAAGGATTTGCGCCATATTGCCCTATGTAGTGTCCTTTACAAAATCTTGGCAAAGGTTCTTGCGAATTGGTTGAAACGAATTCCGCCATCAATTATTTCTGAGCACCAGTCTGCTTTTGTTCCTGGCAGGAATATTTCAGACAATGTATTGGTTTCTTTTGAACTCATTCAATACATGAAGCAAAAAAAGCGTGGAGCTGAGGGGGATATTGCCCTTAAATTAGACGTTAGTAAATCCTACGACAGGGTAGACTGGAATTTTATTCGTAATCGCATGGTTAGTATGGGGTTTGATGATAAATGGGTGAAGTGGATCATGTTCTATGTCACCACCGTTTCATACTCGATTTGTTTTAATGGTACTTCGGTTGTTCCTGTAATTCTTAAGCGTGGGCTGCGTCAAGGCGACCCACTCTCGCCTTACTTTTTTTTTCTCTGTGTCGAAAGTCTGTCTAATTCGATTATAATTGCTGCAGCCAATGGGAATTTTCATATATGAcagttttttattttttaaagcTAATACGGAGCAAGCAGCGGTGGTGAAGGAGCTCTTAAATACATATGAAAGGCTTTCTGGACAGTCCATTAACTTTCAAAAATCGGGCATCATGTTCAGTTCGAATGTGAGACTGGATAAACAAATTGAGCTCACAAGGATTTTAGGAGTCTCGAATGACCTGAGAGCAGGTAGCTACCTGGGCCTTCCATCTCTTGTAAGAAGGGCAAAAAAATCAGTCTTTAGTTTTCTTAAGGAGATGGTGTGGCAGAAAATTCAAGGTTGGAGTGCAAAGCTTTTGTCAAAAGCGGTAAATACAGTGCTTCTTCGTAACGTTGCACAAGCGATCCCTTCATATTGCATGACTTATTTTTTGATCCCAAAGAATCTTTGTAAAGAGATTGAAACACCGATGAATGGTTATTGGTGGAAATCTAATGCCGGGTCTAATCGGGGAATTAGGTGGGCCTCATGGAATAATATGAACATGGCAAAGAACAAGGGGGCTCTGGGATTTCGCGATCTTCATGGCTTCAATTTAGCTCTATTGGGTAAGCATGTATGGAATTTTGTTAATAATCTTCGGTCTTTAGCAGCAATAATTTTTAAAGCTAGGTATTTTTCTAATGACCATATTTTTCATGCTAAGAGAGGAGGGGGAGATAGTTTTATTTGGTCTGGTATATGGAAAGCCAAAGAATCTCTCAAAAATAGTTTCAGATGGGTGTTGGGGGATGATGTCGATATTTGTGCATTTTCAGACCCATTGGTGAGGGGTAGAGTCGATTTCAATGTTGATCTATCTCACAGAAGTGCTAACAAAGAGGTGAAGGCTAGTGATTTCTTCTTAACCAGAGTCAAAAGCTGGGATGTAAATAAAGTTCGAGAGTCTTTTAGTCAGAATGATGCCCAACTAATTTTGGGAACTCGTGTTCCTCAAAACAATGTCAAAGATCGTGTTGCATGGTCTAGTTTAACTAATGGCTGTTATAGTGCTAAAACGGGTTACAAATTATGGCAAAACCATTTTGTAACTTGTATCAGACCTCCTTCGTCGCCTGGATGGTGTAAGCTGTGGAGTGTTTGGTTGCCTCACAAAATTCGGATGTTCTTATGGAGGTTTTGTCGTAATAATATTCCAGTTAGAACCCTGCTAAGGAGAAATAGAGTAAATGTCACGATTTTGTGCCCTTTTTGTTGAGATGCGGAGCATGTTAGGCTTGTCTTTTTTGTATGTAAGTTTGCGACCCAGTGCTGGTGTTACTTGGGTTGTAACTTAGACATGAATAATGTTGAAGATGCTTGTGCATGGCTGCTGCAATTCTTGAACTCAAACAGTGAATATGAGATTATTAATGTTGCTACGGGTCTATGGGGAATCTGGTATGCTCAAAATATGCGAGTTTGGAAAATAAGGCTCGGTCACCAGCTTTATAAGCAGTAGAATGGAGTATAAAACAAGTCAATGAATGGCGAGAGGCTAGAAGAAATCAGCAGATAATTCAACAAAAGTCTGCAGATGATGGTCAAGTTTCAACTAAGGGCTGGGTAGCTCCTGCTTACGGGGAGTTTAAGCTTAATGTTGATGCCTCGATCAAGGAGGGGGAACCGTTCTTCTCGATAGAGATGGTCATTCGTAATTGCAGAGGTAATTTTGTTCGAGGAAGGACCATGAAATGTGCAAGGGTGGTTTCAGTGCTCGAAGCTGAGGCCGTGGGAGTTCGCGAAGCCCTGTTATGGCTTCTCACACTACCTCACATGAAGCCCATGAAGTTTGAATCAGACTCGCTTGTTGCAGTTAATGCTATCTCGAAAGGGACGGTCTACAGGGTTTAAGTTGGCCATATTTTTGAGTAATAATGTGCCTTGCTTGATTCCTTGAGCGAAGTCTCACTACATTTTGTTACTAGACAAGCGAACAAGGCTGCACATTTGATGGCACGTGTACCTTGTTCTCTTAATTGCCACAATGATTTTATGTCTCCTCCATCGTTGTTGTTGGAGACGATTGTTTCTGATATTTTGGTTTAATAAAATCTCCATCTTCTAAAAAAACAATGtcttttattattcttatcacaTATTTTTTCCActattaatatatttaaatagtAACTAAAGCGCCTAGCATGACGGGCATAAATAGGAGTAATAGTTATATATCTATTGGATATTACCGAGAAAATAAAACAAATATGATCTTGGATTTGCGCCTTAATTTCGAAGTTTATGTTAAGTTTTCATTATTCACGAATTGATGTAACTGtaatttattttgaaaatttgTATTCTTATTTTGTAATAAATGTATTTTATAATTTACATGTTTAAATATTTTACCAGTCATGTTTATTTTTTCAATCTAAAATCGAACGAAAATATCAGACGTATAAATCGAACCAAAATTTTTAAAATCGAAACTAAAACAATGGCTTCAATTGTTCAATTTTAAATATCGGACGAATGCGATTCTAATTTTATCAAAAAACCCTCGTCATTTGAAATATGCTCCGCCTACTTCCAACCAAATAACTCCTAACAAAGTTTATTTCCCTGGGTATGTGTGAGTGTTAGTAGTGGCAAAAAAACATAATTGAGTAGTGCTAGATATCTTCGCAAAACTTGTATGAAATAATGTGTGATGATATTTGTCATATTTTAATTTATGTGAGTTACATTTCATTATTAGAAAAGTTATAAAGTAAATTTTTTCAAGATTAATAGTGTACTTTTTTCAAAAAACAATAGGAAGGTTTCTCATTTAATTTTAATAGAATTTGTATTATATATTAAAAGTAGGTCCATATTTTTCTTGATAAGCACGTACTTTTAATATTGTTAACACTATTCGATTTCGATTTTCTATTCTATTTCAGTTTTGCTGGGTAAAAGCTCCAATTTTACTACAGTTATCATGTCTAATCTGCCGATACGAGTTTACTTTTATTTAATCTAATAGTAGTATTTCAACCGTCCCAAATTGTTTTTCCAATTTTGACTTTCTGTACTGTTCACGTTAAGCGATTAattactaatttacgtctaatttatAAGATTAAATATAGTCATTAGTGATTTTGTTGAATTcgtatttataaatattttaatacaatgaagtttttatatttaatagtAATATGATATTAAAGTTATTAACAATAAAAAGTATGCATTGACAAACGTCCAACACAAACAGAAAATATTTTTAGGGAGAGAGGGAGTAGTATTATTTTCCCAAATGAACAAGAGTCCAAGAAGGGGCCAGGGAGCACACAGTAAACATTTCCCAACGTCACTCACTCTTTACATCCATAAATTCAGCTGAAACCACAGAGCTACCTAGCTAACCATCTGTTGTAAGCATTATATCTCTACTATATCTCTATACCATCTGTTTCCATGCCCAGCCAAAACCTTTGAAACCTCTTCACTATTTTTAGGAACACACCTCCAAAACACCTCCCCTCATCAACCGCATCGTACAATTGTTGTATCAGTTTCCACTTCCACACGGAAGCTCATTCTAGCTGCCAACAACACAAAACAGTCAACAAAAACAACAACATTAATAATATTAAAGATGGTCTCATCTTCATCCGACCACAACACTCAGTTCCAATCCTCTCCCCCTCTCATGGCTAACAGACATTTTTCTCGTACCACCTCTAAATCTTTCTCAGACCTCTTTATCTATGTCGGTGGCTCTCTTGTTGCTCTTTTACTGGTTTGGGCTCTCTGGTCTTTTTCTAGCCCAGCTCCTGATCCCAACACTTTCCCAACCACTTTCATCAAACCTTCAGAAACCGAGCCTGTTAAGTTACAggattttaatataaattttaaacaAGACTCCTCCGTTCCAACTTTTTACGATGACCCGACTCTTACATACACAGTCGGGTCACCGCTTAAAAACTGGGACGAAAAAAGAAGTACATGGCTGAAACACCACCCTTCCTTTGCCGCGGGTGCAAAGGAAAGAATTCTAATGATCACTGGTTCACAATCTACACCTTGTAGAAATCCTATGGGTGATCATTTACTTTTACGGTTTTTTAAAAATAAGGTCGATTATTGTCGTATCCACGGATATGACATTTTCTACAATAATGTTCTACTCCAGCCCAAAATGTTCACATTTTGGGCCAAGATTCCGGCTGTCAGGGCCGCCATGGTGGCCCATCCGGAAGCGGAGTGGATCTGGTGGGTCGACTCAGACGCCGCCATCACTGACATGGATTTTAAGTTACCGTTAAGCCGTTACAAAGATCACAACCTTGTAGTCCATGGCTGGTCTAAGTTGATCTATGACAAAAAAAGCTGGACTAGCTTAAACGCCGGCGTTTTCCTTATAAGAAATTGTCAGTGGTCACTGGATTTCATGGAGGTTTGGGCTAGTATGGGCCCACAAAACCCGAATTATGAGAAATGGGGTGCAACTTTGAGGACAACTTTTAAAGACAAGATTTTCCCGGAGTCTGATGATCAATCTGGTCTGGTTTATTTACTCCTCCATGAGAAAGATACATGGGGCAAAAAAATCTATGTTGAAGGTGAACATTTTTAGTTTTCCGTGTTATTTTTTCGACTAAAGTTTGTAAAATTTAAATACTCATTAACACATTGTTTAAGAGTTTATGTGGAAATGTTTTGAATGTCGGACAGGTGAGTATTATTTCGAAGGTTACTGGTTAGAAATTGTTGAGGACCTCGAAAACACCACAAGGAAATATAATGATATTGAGAAGGGGGTGCGTGAGTTAAGGAGGAGACATGCTGAGAAAGTGAGTGAACATTACAGTGAGATATGGAAAGAGCATCTGAAAGACGCCGGTAACGGAAAAGAAGGATGGAGACGGCCGTTTATCACACATTTCACGGGGTGTCAACCGTGTAGTGGGGACCACAATATGATGTATTCAAGGCAGACGTGTTGGGGTGCTATGGAAATTGCTCTTAATTTTGCTGATAATCAAGTGCTTCGTAATTTCGGgtttgtgcacaacagcttatCGGATTCTTCGAGAGTTTCTCCGTTGCCGTTTGATTACCCTGCATCGGAGATCATGTAATAAGAGGTATATATGTCATGTTTTTTTTGTTAACTGTAGTTTGCTTTACTTTTTAAAATTACGATAATGTGTTGCAAGTTGGAATGAGTGAAATTTAGGGAGTTTCCGGGTCTTGCTAAACCTGTCGACTTTGTGTTGTTGTTCTTACTTCTTAAGTTTATTGAATTAAGAGCGAGGTTAACTTAGTTAAGGTAAACCAAACCAAGCGTTCATAGTATAATCATGTTGCGGAGTCCAAAGAGGGTAAAATAAAATTATACGCACCCCTGTCCTGTCCATATCTTGAAAGTAGGAAAACTATTCTCCTGAAAGCCATATATAGTGTAATAGTGTGTGTGATAGTTAAGGTGTTACATGACCGTGTTCTTTGGTTAAAAAAAAGTAGTTGTAAACTTGTAATAGTAACCGGTTACCACGAGAGAGTTTTTTTCCACAAGATAACAGATATCGTGATATTTGGACCAGTACAGTACATGGTTCTAGCACACCTAACAAGAAACACCTTTTAATGACATGAAACTGGCACTGTCCTATTGACCCCCTTGAGTGTTTTAGATCTAGCATGTCGGTGGTTTTGGGAAGATGTATGTGTTGTTGTATATGCTATTAGATCAACCGTAGAGCCATAGATTTACCCAAATATATACCAGATGATGTAAACAATCGACACATTGTCATTGTACGTACACTATTTCGAATATGTTTTAGGAATTCCTTTATCATTAGGTACTATAGTAGTGTTAAGAACCCAAAATTGGgcataaaaaatttcaaaatgaCGTGGCACACTGAGATTGATGTAAATGCATGAGGCTCAATCTTACTCTATACGATGATTAACCAGAACATATCATttgaaattctgaaaattttTGGGATCGAATTTTGGTTTCCTAGCCTTTTTAAATTAGCAATATGTAGTCCTTTGGATTCTTTGCTTGTTCATTTTGTTGTGTTATGTTCCCCTACTTTAGTGTTTGCACTTTGTTGGGAGATTGCATATAATTTTTGTATGTTGCGCTTTGTCCGTGATAAGCATGATTAACGGATGATGTTTTATGTGTGATGGGTACATAATGTGGTTGAGTGGGTGCTTTTCTCTTGAATTaagatttatttaaattaatagaTACAGTACTACAATGTGAGTATGGTAAAAGCCCTTGATAGTTGGGTTTGCTAGCCCTTGAATCACTCATTATGTTGTGTTTTTTGATGGAAAGAGGGATTCCACTTTGCTGCTTTTTCTGTAAGAAGATATTCTTCTTGTGCGAAGATCAAAATGTAACAAATAAATAAGGAGAATTCTCACCTAATTTGATTCAAATAAAGCTCTCATCCTATTCGATTCCACTACATTACTTTGCACTCAAGAAGTACAATCTTGTTTTTGCCTTCAGAATTTAGACACCTGTGATAAGTTGTACAGACACAAGCACATGAACTTGACTACATGGATCCATTATTACACTCAAGAATGGCCACCAAGTTATAAAGTAATGGCCATAAAATTTCTTTGTGTGGTTCATAGTAGATACTTGATACCCATGTCTCATTTACAGCCTCTTTATTACTAGTGTTCAATATCTACCTAACTGGTCATAACTTATGGTATGGTCTCAATTTCCTATTCAGTTAATATGCTCTGCTTTTAATTTATATTCCATAGTTATGGGGCATAATAACGCCCATAAATTGTTTTTGATCTCTGACCAGAAAACAATATGTTTCTTCATCCAAGCAGGATTAGTCCCCTAACTTGGTAGAATAGTGGATTGGTGTCTGTCACAGAACCTATTAATGAACTCTGTTTTATGTGTTTTTTAAACTGCATTGTCATTAAACTTGCATAAACCAAATTAAATATACCTAGTCATATGTTCTACTCGGAAGCTGTCCGAGAAGGGCGAAATGCACCTTACCCATGCTCCTTGGAGTAAGGAGGCCCTTGGACAACAGTAGACAGTTCCGTGCCTACATATGTACTACTGCTAATTAAGAATGTTGTAGTTATTAAACACAATCTGTGGACTTTATTTTTTCGATATTTTTACTTGAGAATGTACAATCTCAGTGTTGTGGTATTAATTTGTTCAATTGTGTAGCAGGTGCTCTTCTTTGGTGAAGTTCATCAACTTCCAAAATACACGACTGGAATGTGGGAACTTCTCGGACAACAGCAACTCTCAGTCTGTCATTGCGACCATAGCTATAGCTTAAAGTTCCGCATACATTTATATCTATATATTTATAGGAAGCTTGCAGAAACGGGAAAAACAAGTGGTCATGCAGTGCTAGCTTAATATGACTATGTTTTGGAGTGCTACCTGTGTTTTTAATTATGTGTATAAGAGAATTATGTTAGTTTACCAAAGTAGAATATGTTTGCTCAAACTCTTGGAGCAGCTCATAAAATCAATGAATCATCAGCATATTAGATTTAAACATGTTAGGTAGGAACTACCGGAGACACACAACTACTGCTTTCTTGAAAACTTAAAGAGAGGAATGCTAATTAAATGGACATGGAGTTTGTTTCTTGAGGGAATGGGTTAACTAAACACTATGCCATGAAATTATTGTGAGATTGCTGTTACCAAAGTTTAAGACATAGTAGTATCAAAAGTCTTTGTGGTGAATTGTAATCAGCAACTGCTAAGACCGGGGAGATGTTTGTTTAATAGGATAATAATACAGACATAATAATTCTGGATAACTAATCCcattaaaattagttttatggATTAAATAATCATATTCAATGTTTGTTTAGAAATATTAAGTGTATTATTGGactataaatatttaaaattttatcatatatTCATTTTGAGGGATAGTTTTTGGGATTGAAATACCTCATTTCACCAAATATTAGAAGGGATTTTACAAATATGGGATaagataatttaaataattataatcaTTTAATAACCCTTCactaattttttataaaataaatatgagattgaaaatttttaaaaatttacgTAATCCCATAAAACAAACAACGCCTATAAATTTTGCATTCTTTATACTGTTTTCTACGATGGCACACGTTAACTAAAGTAATactatattttaattaattttgtCTCAATgatttaaaccaattaaaatgaGACAACTCATAAAAAATGAGTGAAAATCGCTACTGACACCATTCTTTTTATTGTTGTCTTGGAAAAAAAAAGTATTCCCTCGAGGCCCTTTGTTAGGAGGAGAGCCCCTTGAGGCCCAAGTTTCAGATTCTTACTGGACTTGCTGTATTGATTATATAAACTAAGGCCTACTTATAATCCCTCAAGCCCACAGCTCAATTTTATTATGACTCTGAGTCCCCAAAAAAACATAAAATCTGTTCGATGCATCTACATGATTAAATTGAGGTGATATCATCATCATGTAGCCCGTCTTTAGACCAGTTTTGGAgtttttctaaaaatataatttatattttaaaacgAGGGATGTAAATTGATTCATATTATTCGGTATTTTGATTTATATCCGATTCAAAAATATGATATATGAGTCCTATCTATTTCATATGTGATCCAAATATGACGAAAAAATATATCCGAATAAAATATGATCCTGAATACGAGTATTTATATACCCACCcttaaaatataaaaactatAATCATATATACTTAATATATCATATATTTAAGTTTTTGATTTGTGATAATTTagtataattataattttatatttattttagaaTAAATGATcattatataatataaattaaaatgtTTTGTAATTTTAAAGGATCATATTTGACTCGGATCCGATGTAGCACAAACTAccatttataaaaattaaaatatgataCTGGATCATATCCGGACTTCCAATACCCGTGATCAGTTTGTATCCGAATGAAAAGATAACGAAACCAAATTTGGACACTACGAAAATAAAATGATTTGAGACTTGAGCAAAGGGGCACTTGGTACTGCCCAAATTATTTTACACCCCTACTTAAAGTTAAAAGTACCTTATAAGTGATATGAACATCGTAACTTCTAAGTTATTTAgatgtttggataattttacgtataatttaattataagttgataatatatttgataaatcataacttataagttatattatattttttcttAAACAAGATTAAAATGCAAATTACAAACACATGTCTTAAAAAATTTAATACATGAATAGAAAATAAAAAggagaaaatttaaaaataagaataaTTACTTTGGAATAAAATTATATAAGATACAATATTTATCtcgaaaaaaataaaattataatattaatttggGCTAAAAAACAAAAAAACTTAGCTTGGTGGGTATAATGGTCTCGGTTAAACAAAAATATACTATAAAACTCGGTTAAAACATAATTACTAAGTAGATCAGAGAAAGATGTAATGTGGTCAGTTGCACCAGAATCTAGGATTTCATGCTAATGGATGGGAAGATGAACTTATTTTCTAAGAGTTATGGAAGTATTAAGTAAGGTTTCGTGCTTCCTTTTCACAATGCCATTTTATTGTGGAGAGTATCAAAAACTATACTGATGAACAAATCCCAATTGAAGAAGTTCATATTTCAAGTTTTATTCAAGAATTCAGTACCATTGTCTGAACTAATAATATGAACAAATGTGTAAAATTGAGTATTGCCATATTGCAGAAATGAGAGCAATAAACTTGTTACTTAAATTTTGTCAAAAAATATATAAGTCCAAGTAGCTCTTAATTTTTATTTAACAATAGTCAGAAAATAAGCACAAATTTCATGAGTTTTGAATTTATAAGAATCCCATAGCTCAGTGTGAACCAATTCAAACAAAATAACACTTTGACCATTAATTTCACGAAAAGGTATTATAATCTGTTTAACTAAATGACAAGTGTCACAATTGGACAATCCTTCAAGAGAATAGAACAAACCATATAATAGAAGAAATTTCATAAAACTAACAGATATATGACCTAATCTTGAATGTCATAGTTGAAATTCAGAGGATTTACTTGCAATAGCATTGCATATAGGAGGAAATAGAACTGAAGTCTGTTTAAGGTTAGTGTCTTCATGTACTATAT
The window above is part of the Apium graveolens cultivar Ventura unplaced genomic scaffold, ASM990537v1 ctg7609, whole genome shotgun sequence genome. Proteins encoded here:
- the LOC141704237 gene encoding uncharacterized protein LOC141704237, which translates into the protein MKDLRHIALCSVLYKILAKVLANWLKRIPPSIISEHQSAFVPGRNISDNVLVSFELIQYMKQKKRGAEGDIALKLDVSKSYDRVDWNFIRNRMVSMGFDDKWVKWIMFYVTTVSYSICFNGTSVVPPMGIFIYDSFLFFKANTEQAAVVKELLNTYERLSGQSINFQKSGIMFSSNVRLDKQIELTRILGVSNDLRAGSYLGLPSLVRRAKKSVFSFLKEMVWQKIQGWSAKLLSKAVNTVLLRNVAQAIPSYCMTYFLIPKNLCKEIETPMNGYWWKSNAGSNRGIRWASWNNMNMAKNKGALGFRDLHGFNLALLGKHVWNFVNNLRSLAAIIFKARYFSNDHIFHAKRGGGDSFIWSGIWKAKESLKNSFRWVLGDDVDICAFSDPLVRGRVDFNVDLSHRSANKEVKASDFFLTRVKSWDVNKVRESFSQNDAQLILGTRVPQNNVKDRVAWSSLTNGCYSAKTGYKLWQNHFVTCIRPPSSPGWYDGQVSTKGWVAPAYGEFKLNVDASIKEGEPFFSIEMVIRNCRGNFVRGRTMKCARVVSVLEAEAVGVREALLWLLTLPHMKPMKFESDSLVAVNAISKGTVYRV
- the LOC141704239 gene encoding putative glycosyltransferase 7; this encodes MVSSSSDHNTQFQSSPPLMANRHFSRTTSKSFSDLFIYVGGSLVALLLVWALWSFSSPAPDPNTFPTTFIKPSETEPVKLQDFNINFKQDSSVPTFYDDPTLTYTVGSPLKNWDEKRSTWLKHHPSFAAGAKERILMITGSQSTPCRNPMGDHLLLRFFKNKVDYCRIHGYDIFYNNVLLQPKMFTFWAKIPAVRAAMVAHPEAEWIWWVDSDAAITDMDFKLPLSRYKDHNLVVHGWSKLIYDKKSWTSLNAGVFLIRNCQWSLDFMEVWASMGPQNPNYEKWGATLRTTFKDKIFPESDDQSGLVYLLLHEKDTWGKKIYVEGEYYFEGYWLEIVEDLENTTRKYNDIEKGVRELRRRHAEKVSEHYSEIWKEHLKDAGNGKEGWRRPFITHFTGCQPCSGDHNMMYSRQTCWGAMEIALNFADNQVLRNFGFVHNSLSDSSRVSPLPFDYPASEIM